The Candidatus Acidiferrales bacterium genome has a segment encoding these proteins:
- a CDS encoding winged helix-turn-helix domain-containing protein: MTEARSGSRTFRFGVFEIDADTGELRKEGKAQPRLRDQSLRILLMLLERPRDLVSRDELREKLWSSDTFVDFDHGLNTAINQLRNALGDSASNPRFIQTLPRRGYRFIAPVEMPGMPVSPSPAAPGSSAPVASAGAVDGSSPRSLILSDARDLPVVSGVIARTLFSLVQLLYLTFYIVSLARLSKISAILAAAQDPVRLILTVLIITAAAGIPVRLYLLSATAFNYHGLNAKFRRLFPFLLLLDELWALAPFLLVQQIGIGLAIAATAALLYLPFSQRSLLLMASSHRAG; the protein is encoded by the coding sequence GTGACCGAAGCTCGCAGCGGCAGCCGCACATTTCGTTTCGGCGTATTTGAAATCGATGCGGATACCGGAGAACTCCGCAAGGAAGGGAAGGCTCAGCCGCGTCTTCGCGACCAGTCGCTTCGCATTCTTTTAATGCTCCTCGAACGCCCGCGCGATCTCGTCTCGCGCGACGAGCTGCGCGAAAAGCTCTGGTCCTCCGACACTTTTGTCGATTTCGACCACGGCCTGAATACCGCCATCAATCAGTTGCGCAACGCCCTCGGCGATTCCGCTTCAAATCCGCGCTTCATTCAAACTTTGCCCCGCCGCGGCTACCGGTTCATCGCACCGGTCGAAATGCCCGGCATGCCCGTCTCGCCTTCGCCTGCCGCGCCCGGTTCCAGCGCTCCCGTCGCATCCGCTGGAGCGGTAGACGGCTCCTCGCCTCGTTCGCTCATTCTCAGCGACGCCCGTGATCTTCCCGTTGTTTCCGGCGTCATCGCGCGCACTCTCTTTTCCCTCGTTCAGTTGCTCTACCTCACCTTCTACATCGTCTCCCTCGCGCGCCTTTCGAAGATCAGCGCCATCCTCGCCGCCGCGCAGGATCCTGTCCGTCTGATTCTCACCGTCTTGATCATCACCGCTGCGGCTGGCATCCCCGTTCGTCTGTATCTTCTCTCCGCCACTGCTTTCAACTATCACGGCCTGAACGCCAAATTTCGCCGCCTTTTCCCATTTCTCCTCCTGCTCGACGAGCTTTGGGCTCTCGCTCCATTCCTCCTCGTTCAGCAGATCGGCATCGGCTTGGCCATCGCCGCCACTGCCGCTCTCCTCTATTTACCTTTTTCCCAGCGTTCCTTGCTTCTCATGGCCTCCTCCCATCGTGCCGGGTAG
- a CDS encoding tetratricopeptide repeat protein, translating to MMEFKECLKRMRDGDPNDALAHARRALGAAPKNPFYLSYTGLLAAMADRRYADAETLCREALNLKCNHAQLYLNLAEVYHQAGRKTDAIIVLEKGMISAGRDFRIRRALERIGVRRDPVFSFLHRNHPLNRMFGRLRHHFSGAARPN from the coding sequence ATGATGGAGTTCAAGGAATGCCTCAAACGCATGCGCGACGGTGATCCCAATGACGCCCTGGCTCACGCGCGCCGGGCATTGGGCGCAGCGCCCAAGAACCCGTTCTATCTCTCTTACACAGGTTTATTGGCGGCCATGGCCGACCGCCGGTACGCCGACGCGGAGACGCTCTGCCGCGAAGCCCTCAATCTCAAGTGCAATCACGCTCAGCTCTACCTCAATCTCGCCGAGGTTTATCACCAGGCTGGGCGCAAGACCGATGCCATCATTGTCCTTGAAAAGGGCATGATTTCCGCGGGGCGCGATTTCCGCATCCGCCGTGCGCTGGAAAGAATCGGGGTTCGGCGCGACCCGGTGTTTTCCTTCCTCCACCGGAATCATCCGCTGAACAGGATGTTCGGCCGCCTGCGTCATCATTTCTCCGGCGCCGCGCGTCCCAATTAG
- a CDS encoding GtrA family protein — MSAWGERARRTARRWIKFNAVGAMGICVQMIAVYVLGTALGANSLAATALAVEAAVLHNFVWHEHLTWRDRKAKTRMHLLLRLATFNATTGAISIGGNLAVVWLLMSEAHVTLVVANLCAVAACSIVNFVVSDRIVFRGVSRTASAQDAC, encoded by the coding sequence ATGAGCGCATGGGGCGAGCGAGCGCGGAGAACGGCGAGGCGCTGGATAAAATTCAACGCCGTGGGAGCGATGGGGATCTGCGTGCAGATGATTGCCGTGTATGTGCTGGGCACGGCACTGGGTGCGAATTCGCTGGCAGCGACGGCGCTGGCGGTGGAAGCGGCGGTGCTGCACAACTTCGTGTGGCACGAGCATCTGACGTGGCGCGACCGAAAGGCGAAGACGCGGATGCATTTGTTGCTGCGGCTCGCGACGTTCAATGCGACGACGGGAGCGATTTCGATTGGCGGGAATCTGGCGGTGGTGTGGCTGCTGATGAGCGAGGCACACGTGACGCTGGTTGTGGCGAATTTGTGCGCGGTGGCGGCGTGCTCGATCGTTAATTTTGTGGTGAGCGACCGGATTGTTTTTCGCGGCGTCAGCAGGACTGCATCGGCGCAGGACGCCTGCTGA
- a CDS encoding nuclear transport factor 2 family protein → MALFIVLGTISMPAGRAIPQAGPTAESVLAAEEGLAKAFTENNADAIQSYLVDNWAVIDAWAEINEGSGIFPKGIRSGFRTLKTFDISEPRVRVYGDAAVVTFKLHLAGQFAGKPFDVMERESDVWIWKDGRWKCVLSHETLFRKDEKKYVCTDEKDAK, encoded by the coding sequence GTGGCGCTGTTCATCGTATTGGGAACGATTTCAATGCCTGCCGGACGCGCAATACCCCAAGCGGGGCCAACTGCGGAAAGCGTTCTGGCGGCAGAGGAAGGACTTGCGAAGGCATTCACGGAGAACAACGCGGACGCCATCCAGAGCTATCTGGTGGATAACTGGGCGGTCATTGACGCATGGGCGGAGATAAATGAGGGGAGTGGGATTTTCCCGAAGGGGATAAGGTCTGGTTTCCGGACCCTCAAAACGTTTGATATTTCAGAACCCCGAGTGCGCGTATACGGGGATGCAGCGGTAGTCACGTTCAAGCTACACCTCGCGGGCCAGTTTGCCGGGAAACCCTTCGATGTGATGGAACGCGAATCCGACGTATGGATTTGGAAAGATGGAAGGTGGAAGTGCGTGCTCAGTCACGAGACCTTGTTCCGGAAAGACGAGAAAAAATACGTGTGCACAGATGAGAAGGACGCGAAATAG
- a CDS encoding sigma-70 family RNA polymerase sigma factor: MGGNEWLAERFEENRGHLRAVAYRMLGSGGEADDAVQETWLRLSRTDVSEVENLGGWLTTVAARVCLDMLRARNSRREESLDEPAPQTAAVREIPAKKMDPEQEAVLADAVGAALLVVLDRLEPAERLAFVLHDMFAVPFEEIAPIVGRSEDAARQLASRARRRVHGAAAPSGTSASLAEHRKIAESFLGALRAGDFNGLLKLLDPDVVVRVDHAAGRPGAPPREIRGAENWARGAIAYAQAIRMQFTQAALVDGAVGLVMAQNGKLSRAIRLTIEQGKIARVDIVTNPASVEKLDVSVLED; the protein is encoded by the coding sequence ATGGGCGGGAATGAATGGCTGGCGGAACGGTTCGAGGAAAATCGCGGGCATTTGCGCGCGGTGGCGTACCGGATGCTGGGGTCGGGGGGCGAGGCGGACGACGCGGTGCAGGAAACGTGGCTGCGGCTGAGCCGGACGGACGTGAGCGAGGTGGAAAATCTGGGCGGATGGCTGACGACCGTGGCGGCGCGCGTGTGCCTGGATATGCTGCGGGCGCGCAATTCGCGGCGGGAGGAATCACTGGATGAGCCGGCGCCGCAAACGGCGGCGGTACGGGAGATTCCGGCGAAGAAGATGGATCCAGAGCAGGAGGCTGTGCTGGCGGATGCGGTGGGCGCGGCGCTGCTGGTGGTGCTGGACCGGCTGGAGCCGGCGGAGCGGCTGGCGTTTGTGCTGCACGATATGTTTGCCGTGCCGTTCGAGGAGATTGCGCCGATTGTGGGGCGTTCGGAAGATGCGGCGAGGCAACTGGCGAGCCGGGCGAGAAGGCGGGTACACGGCGCGGCGGCTCCGAGCGGAACGAGCGCCAGCCTGGCGGAACACCGGAAAATTGCGGAGAGTTTTTTGGGCGCGCTGCGCGCGGGCGATTTCAACGGGTTATTGAAGCTGCTGGATCCCGATGTGGTGGTGAGAGTGGATCATGCGGCGGGACGTCCAGGGGCTCCTCCGAGGGAGATTCGTGGCGCGGAGAATTGGGCGCGAGGCGCGATAGCGTACGCGCAGGCGATACGAATGCAGTTCACGCAGGCGGCGCTGGTGGATGGAGCGGTCGGGCTGGTGATGGCGCAGAATGGAAAGCTATCCCGTGCGATACGGCTCACCATTGAGCAAGGAAAGATCGCGCGAGTGGATATCGTGACGAATCCGGCGAGCGTGGAAAAGCTGGACGTGAGTGTGCTGGAGGATTGA
- a CDS encoding histidine kinase, protein MRKLKRDDLGFPTFWTVQIVGWVCYYLWGSILLLPFLRQPGALRGNTVFFISLFIVSSLLRPVCHSLMGHAYSWIALEMRAFVWSLLAGIPAAYVIQRLTTLHHPLSWTGWLTTSVESTFNLFVWCSLYFSIKLWQQSIRERQRLLRAEAEVRDARLSALRYQLNPHFLFNSLNAVSTLVLEGSPPAATRMLSQIGDFLRTILDTEAAPETPLSQEIAFAEQYLAIEQTRLGPRLRVDMAISPETLDALVPSMLLQPLIENAVRHGVAPVVEGGTIRIESKLHDAHLQIKVQNSGPPSSRLAPCRQPADGIGIANTAERLQTLYASDHKFVLQWPETGGCEVTVELPYRKRAQSQEAASCVS, encoded by the coding sequence ATGCGGAAGCTGAAGCGCGACGATCTTGGTTTTCCCACGTTCTGGACTGTCCAGATCGTTGGCTGGGTCTGTTACTACCTGTGGGGATCCATCCTCCTGCTTCCTTTTCTGCGTCAGCCCGGAGCGCTGCGCGGGAACACGGTATTTTTCATTTCGCTGTTTATTGTGAGTTCTCTCCTGCGTCCCGTTTGCCACTCCCTGATGGGCCATGCGTACTCATGGATCGCTCTCGAAATGCGCGCGTTTGTCTGGTCGCTGCTTGCAGGAATCCCTGCCGCCTATGTGATTCAACGGCTGACAACTCTTCACCATCCGCTGAGTTGGACTGGCTGGCTGACAACTTCTGTAGAGTCCACGTTTAATCTCTTTGTTTGGTGCAGCCTGTATTTCAGCATCAAACTCTGGCAGCAATCGATACGCGAAAGACAAAGGCTGCTGCGCGCCGAAGCCGAAGTGCGCGATGCACGTCTCAGCGCCTTGCGCTACCAGCTCAATCCGCATTTTCTGTTCAATTCGCTCAACGCCGTATCCACGCTCGTTCTCGAAGGAAGTCCTCCTGCGGCCACGCGCATGTTGTCGCAGATCGGCGACTTTCTCCGCACGATTCTCGACACCGAAGCCGCGCCGGAAACTCCGCTTTCTCAGGAAATTGCCTTCGCCGAACAATATCTGGCCATCGAGCAAACCCGACTCGGCCCTCGCCTTCGCGTGGACATGGCCATCTCTCCGGAAACTTTGGACGCCCTTGTTCCCAGCATGTTGCTCCAGCCGCTCATCGAAAATGCCGTCCGCCACGGCGTCGCCCCCGTCGTAGAGGGCGGAACAATCCGCATCGAAAGCAAACTTCACGATGCGCACCTGCAGATCAAAGTCCAAAATTCTGGCCCGCCCAGCTCGCGCCTCGCGCCATGCAGACAGCCCGCCGACGGTATCGGCATCGCCAACACAGCCGAGCGTTTGCAGACGCTCTATGCCAGTGACCACAAATTCGTGCTGCAGTGGCCCGAAACCGGAGGCTGCGAAGTAACGGTAGAGCTGCCATACCGCAAGCGCGCGCAGTCGCAAGAGGCCGCCTCATGCGTGTCTTGA
- a CDS encoding LytTR family DNA-binding domain-containing protein produces the protein MRVLIVDDERLARRGVILRLRKFKDVEIVGECADGLSAVEKILELSPDVIFLDIQMPGMDGFEVLRALPKGNLPSVIFLTAYEQHALRAFEVHALDYLLKPVDDERFAAAVNRACQLGDSASKLQMTERILRMLDRDSERYASRFVVRIGSRIQIVHAEDTDWIAAAGDYTELHVRGRSHLLRETMNSLEQKLDPAKFLRIHRSRIVRTDRIVELSAIDNREYLIKLADGSQHRSSRTHADKLARWMNAEKTA, from the coding sequence ATGCGTGTCTTGATCGTCGACGACGAACGCTTGGCCCGCCGCGGCGTCATTCTCCGCCTGCGAAAATTCAAGGATGTCGAAATCGTCGGCGAATGTGCCGACGGCTTGTCCGCGGTCGAGAAAATCCTTGAACTTTCTCCCGACGTCATCTTCCTCGATATTCAAATGCCCGGCATGGACGGTTTCGAAGTCCTTCGCGCTTTGCCCAAAGGAAATCTCCCCAGCGTCATCTTTCTCACCGCCTATGAGCAGCACGCTTTGCGCGCCTTCGAAGTTCACGCCCTCGATTATCTGCTCAAGCCCGTGGACGACGAGCGCTTCGCCGCCGCCGTGAACCGCGCTTGCCAGCTTGGCGATTCCGCCTCGAAGCTCCAAATGACCGAGCGAATCCTCCGCATGCTCGACCGCGACTCCGAAAGATACGCCTCGCGCTTCGTCGTGCGCATCGGCTCGCGCATTCAGATCGTCCACGCCGAAGATACCGATTGGATCGCCGCCGCTGGAGACTACACCGAGCTGCACGTCCGTGGTCGCTCGCATCTTTTGCGCGAAACCATGAATTCGCTCGAACAGAAACTCGATCCGGCCAAATTTCTTCGCATCCATCGTTCTCGCATCGTGCGCACGGACCGCATCGTGGAACTATCCGCCATCGACAACCGCGAATACCTCATCAAGCTGGCTGACGGCTCGCAGCACCGCTCCAGCCGCACCCACGCCGACAAGCTCGCCAGGTGGATGAACGCGGAGAAAACCGCCTAA
- a CDS encoding CDP-alcohol phosphatidyltransferase family protein, with protein sequence MNARTLSIETINPREAEANATPREGNFAAFKNATRLQESITAVPERKILLWLAARMPARVNSDHLTLLGFISMLLAGASYAWTRWNSAGLLLATFFLALNWFGDSLDGTLARVRNCQRPRYGFYVDHVIDSMGALFLMGGLAISGCMDWRIAAGMLVAFLLLSIESYLATYTMGVFRMSFAKLGPTEIRILLALGNFALCLKPDARVPGLSWRVLDFGGLVAIAGMLTMFIVSAIFHTRTLYQQETQR encoded by the coding sequence ATGAATGCGAGAACGCTGAGCATCGAAACGATAAACCCGCGCGAGGCGGAGGCGAACGCAACGCCGCGCGAAGGAAATTTCGCGGCATTCAAGAATGCTACGCGGCTGCAAGAAAGCATTACGGCCGTTCCGGAGCGGAAAATTCTGCTGTGGCTGGCGGCGCGCATGCCGGCGCGGGTGAATTCAGATCACCTGACGCTGCTGGGGTTTATCTCGATGCTGCTGGCTGGCGCGAGCTATGCATGGACGCGCTGGAATTCGGCGGGGCTGCTGCTGGCGACATTTTTTCTGGCGTTGAACTGGTTTGGCGACAGCCTGGACGGGACGCTGGCGCGCGTGCGGAATTGCCAGCGGCCGCGGTATGGATTTTACGTCGATCACGTAATCGATTCGATGGGAGCACTCTTCCTGATGGGCGGGCTGGCGATTTCGGGCTGCATGGACTGGCGCATTGCCGCGGGAATGCTGGTGGCGTTTCTGCTGCTTTCGATCGAATCGTATCTGGCGACGTACACGATGGGCGTTTTTCGAATGTCGTTCGCGAAACTGGGGCCGACGGAGATTCGGATTCTGCTGGCGCTGGGAAATTTTGCGCTCTGTCTGAAGCCGGACGCGCGGGTGCCGGGGCTTTCGTGGCGCGTGCTGGACTTCGGCGGACTGGTGGCGATTGCGGGCATGCTGACTATGTTTATTGTCTCCGCGATTTTTCATACGCGGACGCTTTACCAGCAAGAGACGCAGCGATGA
- a CDS encoding PEP-CTERM sorting domain-containing protein: MARKIFVAVACMVFGLMIATNDAWGGSVSTSVYAEAGAITTCTDSSSTNAFCSVGFADAFASAKYFAHDHEWELSLGADATSSQSFGGQSYGLASGSIDDLLTFTDSSLTGPAFAEFTFGIQFSNNCIYSSADATAGNQTVPLASLSYGGSGVATFTTTAQPITFGSPFDFGMSGDISCGSSGQILVDMVLEDVLVMNANGNPISGVSLTSGSGTVYPLDSRNIVPEPPSLLLLGAGALGILAAIRFRID, from the coding sequence ATGGCAAGGAAGATTTTTGTGGCAGTGGCGTGCATGGTTTTCGGCTTGATGATCGCGACGAACGATGCCTGGGGCGGGAGCGTTTCAACATCGGTGTATGCGGAGGCGGGAGCCATTACGACATGCACGGATAGCAGCAGCACTAACGCGTTCTGCAGCGTTGGATTTGCAGACGCCTTTGCGTCAGCCAAATATTTTGCGCATGATCATGAGTGGGAGCTTTCCCTCGGCGCAGATGCGACGTCTTCGCAGTCTTTCGGCGGCCAATCTTATGGTCTTGCCTCCGGATCGATAGATGATCTGCTGACGTTTACAGACAGCTCGCTAACGGGTCCAGCGTTCGCGGAATTCACATTTGGCATACAGTTCTCCAACAACTGCATTTACAGCAGCGCGGATGCTACTGCGGGCAACCAAACCGTGCCGCTGGCGTCGCTCAGTTATGGCGGCTCGGGAGTGGCCACATTCACAACGACAGCGCAACCCATCACTTTCGGATCTCCGTTTGATTTCGGAATGTCAGGGGATATTTCCTGCGGATCAAGCGGCCAGATCCTGGTGGATATGGTGCTGGAAGACGTGCTTGTCATGAATGCGAACGGGAATCCGATTTCTGGTGTGTCGCTCACCTCGGGGTCGGGTACGGTTTACCCGCTTGATTCGCGAAACATTGTGCCTGAGCCGCCGAGCCTCCTGTTGCTCGGAGCCGGAGCCCTGGGGATTCTAGCGGCGATTCGTTTCCGGATCGATTAA
- a CDS encoding nuclear transport factor 2 family protein: MRLARSMVVLFIAFGTISIPAGRAIAQPGPTAKSALAAEDKLTQAIHDNDANAITKLLDSSWAVISGRGGVGEGPSIFPEGIKSGALTRKTFETSEPRVRLYGDVALITTKVHTSGMFGGKPFDVTERQTDVWLWKDGSWKCVLTHETLIPTSSK; this comes from the coding sequence ATGAGGCTTGCAAGATCGATGGTAGTGCTATTCATCGCATTCGGAACGATTTCAATCCCTGCTGGACGCGCCATAGCCCAACCGGGGCCCACGGCAAAAAGTGCCCTAGCAGCGGAGGACAAGTTGACGCAAGCGATACACGACAACGACGCGAATGCGATCACAAAGTTGCTTGACAGTAGCTGGGCGGTGATCTCTGGACGTGGTGGCGTCGGTGAGGGACCGTCTATCTTTCCCGAAGGAATAAAATCCGGAGCGTTGACGCGAAAAACATTTGAAACCTCCGAACCGAGAGTGCGGCTTTACGGAGATGTCGCACTGATAACAACAAAAGTGCACACGTCGGGAATGTTCGGTGGGAAACCCTTCGACGTGACCGAGCGCCAAACCGATGTGTGGCTCTGGAAGGACGGGAGCTGGAAGTGCGTGTTAACCCATGAAACCTTGATCCCAACCAGTTCCAAGTAA
- a CDS encoding DoxX family protein, whose amino-acid sequence MGMAEGGTGEDGASEVKGREGGVKAKEIGYWILTGLLAAELLTGGVWDVARTHYVVGVVTGLGYPVYLLPIVGVWKLLAVPAVLVPGFGRIKEWAYAGIFFEMSGAAASHAACSQWTEAIVPLIIAALAMASWALRPPRRTLGVLFAANAREGERI is encoded by the coding sequence ATGGGAATGGCGGAGGGCGGAACGGGCGAAGATGGGGCGTCCGAAGTGAAGGGAAGGGAGGGCGGCGTGAAGGCCAAGGAAATCGGTTACTGGATACTTACTGGATTGCTGGCCGCGGAATTGCTGACCGGCGGTGTGTGGGATGTGGCCCGCACGCACTACGTCGTTGGGGTGGTCACGGGCCTCGGATATCCCGTCTATTTGCTGCCGATCGTGGGGGTGTGGAAACTGCTGGCGGTTCCGGCGGTGCTGGTTCCTGGGTTTGGACGAATCAAAGAATGGGCGTATGCGGGAATCTTCTTCGAGATGAGCGGCGCGGCCGCCTCGCATGCCGCCTGCAGTCAGTGGACGGAAGCGATTGTGCCGCTGATCATCGCCGCGCTGGCGATGGCGTCATGGGCGCTGCGGCCGCCGAGGCGGACGCTGGGGGTTTTGTTCGCGGCGAACGCACGCGAAGGTGAAAGGATATGA
- a CDS encoding S9 family peptidase, whose protein sequence is MSRLAKFSIILLAVAFVSSAARAASSDAPPKPSAAVARAIRTLSGARGISGAVISPDGRRVAWVESLPGKDGAPSPHSAIYVADWKSAAAPRRITAAASGAAAREGQVVWSPDSKSIAFFSDAAHAGQSQLYVTDFTGAPRQLTHVKGDVSSPLWSPDGKTISFLYIENAPRAAGPLAAETRDEGVVGVKNFEQRLALVDVASAALRQISPADMYVYEYDWSPDSQKIVGTAAHGNGDNNWWIAKIYIFDATHDSAPQPIFKSGMQMATPRWSPDGQSVAFIGGLMSDEGSVGGDIYTIPANSPSTEARDITPGIKASASSLQWSADSRSIFFSEIVDGQSGVASVLLDSGAVSTLYTGPEHLSANGFGVAVSLARDGKTAATVRQSFSAPPEVWAGPIGDWKQITHVNSGLHPAWGKAESLHWTTDIGSVQGWLVYPADYDPSKKYGLVVSVHGGPAAANLQAWPGIRSYALALPAAGYFVLFPNPRGSYGAGEAFTRANIKDFGYGDFKDIMAGVDAAIASLPVDPNRLGITGWSYGGYMSMWAVTQTHRFRAAVIGAGLANWLSYYGENSIDKWMTFYFGDTVYNDPAVYAKSAPITFIKNVQTPSLIVVGDSDGECPPPQSYEFWHALVTLGVPTQFVIYPHEGHGFVNPAHSRDVALRAIAWFNEYLK, encoded by the coding sequence ATGAGCCGTCTCGCAAAATTCTCAATCATTCTTCTTGCCGTTGCGTTCGTCAGTTCCGCCGCGCGCGCCGCCAGCTCCGATGCGCCGCCAAAACCTTCCGCCGCTGTCGCCCGCGCCATCCGCACTCTTTCCGGTGCGCGCGGAATTTCCGGAGCCGTGATTTCCCCCGACGGCCGCCGCGTCGCCTGGGTCGAATCTCTCCCCGGCAAAGACGGCGCTCCCTCGCCGCACTCCGCCATTTACGTTGCCGATTGGAAATCCGCCGCCGCGCCGCGACGCATCACCGCCGCCGCATCCGGCGCCGCCGCTCGCGAAGGACAGGTCGTCTGGTCGCCCGATAGCAAAAGCATCGCATTTTTTTCCGACGCTGCTCACGCCGGCCAATCTCAGCTTTACGTCACCGATTTCACCGGCGCGCCTCGCCAGCTCACGCACGTCAAAGGCGACGTCTCCTCTCCGCTCTGGTCGCCTGACGGCAAAACCATCTCGTTTCTCTATATCGAAAACGCTCCGCGCGCCGCTGGCCCGCTCGCTGCGGAGACGCGCGATGAAGGCGTCGTCGGCGTGAAAAATTTCGAGCAGCGCCTCGCTCTCGTTGACGTCGCTTCTGCCGCTCTTCGCCAGATTTCTCCCGCCGATATGTACGTCTACGAATATGACTGGTCGCCAGACAGCCAGAAAATCGTCGGCACCGCCGCGCACGGCAATGGCGATAACAACTGGTGGATCGCCAAAATCTATATCTTCGACGCCACGCACGATTCCGCGCCGCAGCCCATCTTCAAATCCGGCATGCAAATGGCTACGCCCAGATGGTCGCCCGACGGCCAATCCGTCGCGTTCATCGGCGGTCTCATGAGCGATGAAGGTTCCGTCGGCGGCGATATCTATACGATCCCCGCAAATTCGCCGAGCACCGAAGCGCGCGACATTACTCCCGGCATCAAAGCCTCGGCCAGCTCGCTCCAATGGTCCGCCGATTCGCGCTCCATCTTTTTTAGCGAAATTGTCGATGGCCAGAGCGGCGTCGCCTCCGTCCTTCTCGATTCCGGTGCCGTCTCCACGCTCTATACCGGCCCGGAGCATCTCAGCGCCAATGGTTTCGGTGTCGCCGTTTCGCTGGCGCGCGACGGCAAAACTGCCGCCACGGTTCGCCAGTCCTTCAGCGCCCCGCCCGAAGTTTGGGCCGGCCCCATCGGCGATTGGAAGCAAATCACGCACGTCAATAGCGGCCTGCATCCGGCGTGGGGCAAAGCCGAAAGCCTCCACTGGACCACCGATATCGGTTCCGTTCAGGGCTGGCTCGTCTACCCCGCCGACTACGATCCCTCGAAAAAATACGGCCTCGTCGTCAGCGTCCATGGCGGACCGGCCGCCGCGAATCTGCAAGCCTGGCCCGGCATCCGTTCCTATGCTCTCGCTCTTCCCGCAGCGGGCTATTTTGTCTTGTTTCCCAATCCGCGCGGCAGCTACGGCGCGGGCGAAGCCTTCACGCGCGCCAATATTAAGGATTTCGGCTACGGCGATTTCAAGGACATCATGGCCGGCGTCGACGCCGCCATCGCTTCGCTTCCGGTTGATCCTAATCGCCTCGGCATCACCGGCTGGAGTTACGGCGGCTACATGTCCATGTGGGCCGTCACGCAAACGCATCGCTTCCGCGCCGCAGTCATCGGCGCCGGCCTCGCCAACTGGCTCAGCTACTACGGCGAAAATTCAATCGACAAGTGGATGACTTTTTATTTCGGCGACACGGTCTACAACGATCCCGCTGTCTACGCCAAATCCGCTCCCATCACCTTCATCAAAAATGTTCAAACGCCTTCGCTCATCGTCGTCGGCGACAGTGACGGCGAATGTCCGCCGCCGCAGTCCTACGAATTCTGGCACGCGCTCGTCACTCTCGGCGTCCCGACGCAGTTCGTCATCTATCCGCACGAGGGTCACGGCTTCGTGAACCCCGCGCACAGCCGCGACGTCGCCCTCCGCGCCATCGCCTGGTTCAACGAATATTTGAAATGA